One region of Priestia megaterium genomic DNA includes:
- a CDS encoding Na+/H+ antiporter family protein: MNAVLIAVLVMLILSLLRINVVFSLAVGALIGGLVGGISLTDTVSIYTDGLGNSASVALSYALLGGFAMAVSRTGLPDAVVQLALKIVGKEGETKKKSLSKVLILLIILIISCFSQNVIPVHIAFIPLLIPPLLKVFNQLKIDRRLVATVITFGLVTPYMYLPAGFGKIYHDILFTNIKESGLTIDKGDITTAMALPALGMVAGLLFAVFISYRKPRSYKDIDIDQGAEERTGYTTRGIIVALLAIVAALTVQLLVDSMIFGALAGIVVVYFSGALKWNEADPVLTNGMRMMAFIGFVMLSASGFAKVLQETGDVEALVKGSVALIGGNQMLGAFLMLVIGLLVTMGIGSSFSTIPIIATIFVPLCLELGMSPMATICIVGTAGALGDAGSPASDSTLGPTSGLAVDRQHDHIWDTCVPTFLHYNIPLIIFGWVASVIL; the protein is encoded by the coding sequence ATGAATGCAGTATTAATAGCTGTGCTCGTGATGCTGATTTTGAGCTTATTGCGTATCAACGTTGTCTTTTCTTTAGCGGTCGGAGCGCTAATTGGAGGACTTGTTGGCGGTATCAGCCTCACAGATACAGTAAGTATATACACAGATGGTCTTGGAAACAGTGCTTCTGTTGCATTAAGCTATGCTTTGCTTGGAGGATTTGCAATGGCTGTTTCGCGGACAGGGCTGCCTGATGCCGTTGTTCAGCTAGCGTTGAAAATAGTAGGAAAAGAAGGAGAAACGAAAAAGAAGTCACTGTCAAAAGTACTGATTTTATTGATCATCCTTATTATTTCGTGTTTTTCTCAAAATGTTATTCCGGTTCACATTGCATTTATTCCGCTTTTAATTCCACCGCTATTAAAAGTATTTAATCAGTTGAAAATAGATCGCCGATTAGTCGCAACAGTTATTACATTTGGATTGGTTACACCTTATATGTATTTGCCGGCAGGATTCGGTAAGATTTATCACGACATTTTATTTACTAACATCAAAGAAAGTGGATTAACGATTGATAAAGGAGATATTACCACGGCGATGGCTCTTCCAGCTTTAGGAATGGTAGCGGGCTTATTGTTTGCTGTGTTTATTTCGTACCGTAAGCCGCGCAGTTATAAAGACATTGACATTGATCAAGGCGCAGAGGAGCGTACAGGTTACACAACAAGAGGGATTATAGTAGCGTTACTTGCGATTGTAGCGGCTTTAACTGTGCAGCTCTTAGTAGATTCTATGATTTTCGGAGCGCTTGCAGGAATTGTGGTCGTTTATTTCAGCGGGGCTTTGAAGTGGAATGAAGCAGATCCAGTATTAACGAACGGAATGAGAATGATGGCTTTCATCGGATTTGTTATGCTGTCAGCCTCTGGTTTTGCAAAAGTTCTTCAAGAAACTGGAGATGTAGAAGCACTTGTAAAAGGCTCTGTTGCTCTTATTGGCGGAAACCAAATGCTGGGTGCATTTCTTATGCTTGTCATCGGGCTTTTAGTCACAATGGGCATTGGTTCTTCTTTCTCTACCATTCCAATTATCGCGACGATTTTTGTTCCTCTTTGCTTAGAACTTGGTATGAGTCCAATGGCAACGATTTGTATTGTTGGTACAGCAGGAGCGCTTGGAGACGCTGGTTCACCAGCTTCAGACAGTACGCTTGGACCAACATCTGGACTAGCAGTCGATCGTCAACATGATCATATCTGGGATACGTGTGTACCAACTTTTCTTCACTATAACATTCCACTCATTATTTTTGGGTGGGTTGCCTCAGTTATCTTGTAA
- a CDS encoding leucyl aminopeptidase, protein MFSHVETYGVDHQTEALVIGLFNQNQQFEGFLKEIDDALGGQLIHLIKEGDIRVQEKRISTIHTLGKLGAKRLYFVGLGRKQALTKNGLKESFGLLFKKLKEAKISNASVVLPTFDTGEWSEQETAALLGEAQQLAMYEFENYKKKSNEPDKQLEKIELFSCYKDVLQSALVGYTYGKATNSARTLVNLPSNMLTATDLANYAVEMAHTYGFEYEILEKEEMETLGMGALLAVNQGSAEPPKMIVLKYQGKEKWEDVIGLVGKGITFDTGGYSIKSKDGIVGMKTDMGGAASVLGAMEAIGELKPHQNVVAVIPSTDNVISARAFKPDDVITAMNGKTIEVLNTDAEGRLALADGISYAKHHGANYLVDVATLTGGVIVALGTHTTGAMTNDSALLQQIAKASIETGEPIWELPITERDKKRVRGSKVADLNNSPGREGHAIMAGTFIGEFAEQTPWVHLDIAGTATSAASHELGPSGATGVMVRTLAAMVCSFEAN, encoded by the coding sequence ATGTTTTCGCACGTAGAAACATATGGTGTTGATCATCAAACAGAAGCGCTCGTAATCGGGTTATTTAATCAAAATCAACAGTTTGAAGGCTTTCTAAAAGAAATTGATGATGCTTTAGGTGGACAGCTCATTCATTTGATTAAGGAAGGAGATATTCGCGTACAGGAAAAGCGGATATCAACGATTCATACACTAGGAAAATTAGGAGCAAAACGTCTTTATTTTGTAGGGCTCGGACGAAAGCAAGCGTTAACTAAAAATGGGCTCAAAGAAAGCTTTGGCCTTTTATTTAAAAAGTTAAAAGAAGCAAAAATTTCAAACGCATCGGTCGTCCTTCCTACATTTGATACAGGAGAGTGGTCAGAGCAAGAAACTGCAGCTTTACTAGGAGAAGCTCAACAGCTTGCTATGTATGAGTTTGAAAACTACAAAAAGAAATCAAATGAGCCTGACAAGCAGCTTGAGAAAATTGAACTGTTTTCTTGTTATAAAGACGTTTTACAATCTGCGTTGGTTGGATATACGTACGGGAAAGCAACAAACTCAGCCCGCACCCTCGTTAACTTACCAAGCAATATGCTAACGGCTACAGATTTAGCTAATTATGCAGTAGAAATGGCACATACATATGGTTTTGAATATGAAATTTTAGAAAAAGAAGAGATGGAAACGCTAGGAATGGGCGCGTTGCTCGCAGTCAATCAAGGTTCCGCAGAGCCTCCTAAAATGATTGTGCTGAAATATCAAGGTAAAGAAAAATGGGAAGACGTTATTGGGTTGGTAGGAAAAGGGATTACCTTTGACACAGGTGGTTACTCTATCAAATCTAAAGACGGGATTGTAGGCATGAAAACAGATATGGGTGGAGCTGCATCTGTTCTTGGTGCAATGGAAGCGATTGGAGAATTAAAACCTCATCAAAACGTAGTAGCGGTCATTCCATCAACTGACAACGTTATTAGCGCGCGTGCCTTTAAACCAGATGATGTTATTACAGCAATGAATGGAAAGACAATAGAAGTGCTGAACACAGATGCTGAAGGGCGTTTAGCACTAGCTGATGGTATTTCATATGCCAAGCATCATGGAGCAAATTATTTAGTAGACGTGGCGACATTAACGGGTGGTGTAATTGTAGCTCTTGGTACACACACAACTGGGGCAATGACGAATGATTCTGCTTTATTGCAGCAAATAGCGAAAGCGAGCATTGAGACAGGCGAACCGATTTGGGAGCTGCCTATTACAGAACGAGACAAAAAGCGTGTTCGGGGAAGTAAGGTAGCAGATTTAAATAACTCTCCTGGACGGGAGGGGCACGCAATTATGGCAGGAACCTTTATTGGTGAGTTTGCAGAGCAAACACCATGGGTTCACTTGGATATTGCTGGAACTGCAACATCCGCTGCTTCTCATGAGTTAGGACCTTCAGGTGCAACAGGCGTGATGGTGCGAACACTAGCTGCGATGGTTTGTTCATTTGAAGCCAATTAA
- a CDS encoding divergent PAP2 family protein, translating into MELFSNFPLWSSLIAIFFAQFIKIPLSFVATKKIDGSLFFSTGGMPSSHSAAVTSLATAIGLAEGLKSPIFALSAIFAIIVMFDAKGVRRHAGEQATVLNRLVEDFQRAVKEAKLWTTNEEDEKQVKLKELLGHKPIEVFFGALTGIAVAFVTYYVWP; encoded by the coding sequence ATGGAGTTATTCTCAAATTTTCCACTTTGGAGTTCATTAATCGCTATTTTCTTTGCTCAATTTATTAAGATTCCCCTTTCTTTTGTAGCTACTAAAAAAATAGACGGCAGCTTATTTTTTAGTACGGGGGGCATGCCAAGCTCTCACTCCGCAGCCGTAACTTCCTTAGCAACTGCCATTGGGCTAGCAGAAGGTCTTAAATCCCCTATTTTTGCTCTATCCGCTATTTTTGCCATCATTGTCATGTTTGATGCTAAAGGAGTAAGAAGACACGCAGGAGAGCAAGCAACAGTTTTAAATCGTTTGGTTGAAGACTTTCAGCGCGCAGTAAAAGAGGCAAAGCTGTGGACGACCAATGAAGAGGACGAAAAACAAGTGAAGCTAAAAGAACTGCTTGGGCATAAGCCTATTGAAGTTTTCTTTGGAGCCTTAACAGGAATAGCAGTTGCTTTTGTAACGTATTATGTATGGCCATAA
- a CDS encoding 3D domain-containing protein: MIGKIAKRFIMCLLLVGALFTTYEAITGVPINTVIKYMPFINSTGHPLMNERLLPSFLKPLRVEAASNDRERLTIEEAFDWSRYPTKNVLATGYTAGYESTGKNPNHPGYGITYSGVKVKRDLYSTIAADLTIFPIGTILFIPGYGYGVVADKGGAIKGNHLDLYFETVSDVYNIWGKKELNVYVVKSGDGRLTEEELTMLNEKKSMQVFRQQVK; this comes from the coding sequence ATGATTGGAAAAATAGCAAAGCGATTCATTATGTGCCTACTACTGGTCGGAGCGCTGTTTACAACATATGAAGCAATTACTGGCGTCCCAATAAACACGGTCATCAAATATATGCCTTTTATAAACAGTACAGGGCATCCTCTAATGAATGAAAGGCTCTTACCATCATTTCTAAAACCACTAAGAGTTGAAGCAGCTAGCAATGACAGAGAGCGTCTGACAATTGAAGAAGCATTTGATTGGTCGCGTTATCCAACTAAGAATGTATTGGCTACGGGTTACACAGCTGGTTACGAATCAACTGGGAAAAATCCCAATCATCCAGGGTATGGTATTACATATTCGGGCGTTAAAGTAAAACGTGACTTGTATTCAACCATCGCTGCTGATTTAACCATATTTCCAATCGGCACGATCTTGTTCATTCCGGGCTATGGGTACGGAGTGGTAGCAGATAAAGGTGGGGCTATTAAAGGCAATCATCTTGATTTATACTTTGAAACTGTTTCTGATGTGTATAACATATGGGGTAAGAAAGAATTAAACGTCTATGTAGTCAAATCAGGAGACGGCCGTTTAACTGAAGAAGAGTTAACAATGCTGAATGAAAAGAAATCGATGCAAGTTTTTCGTCAGCAGGTGAAATAA
- a CDS encoding YuiB family protein: MEMSVPVLIISILLFFVLFFGIGFLLNMLLRMSWIMAIIYPVIFILIIDDVRAVDYIQHPAHSFQQLGTKVLSLATADIAILMAGFIGALTSGITIKSLRTRGYQMF, encoded by the coding sequence ATGGAAATGAGTGTGCCTGTCCTAATTATCTCCATCTTGTTGTTTTTTGTGTTGTTTTTTGGAATCGGTTTCTTGTTGAATATGCTGCTTCGCATGTCTTGGATTATGGCCATTATTTATCCCGTAATTTTTATTCTTATTATTGATGATGTAAGAGCGGTTGATTACATTCAACATCCCGCTCACTCCTTTCAGCAGCTAGGTACAAAAGTGCTATCTTTAGCCACAGCTGACATTGCGATTTTAATGGCTGGTTTTATAGGTGCACTAACTTCAGGTATTACCATTAAATCTTTACGAACAAGAGGGTACCAAATGTTTTGA
- a CDS encoding NAD(P)/FAD-dependent oxidoreductase — MKKPKIVILGAGYGGIMTIVNLQKKLGASDAEIVLVNKNDYHYETTWLHEVSAGTIHQDRSRVPVKNLINTNKVTFIKDTVVDIKLDEKRVLLENSELTYDYLVVALGYEAETFGIKGLKEHAFTITSINAARQIREHIDYVFATYNNEVEKRDELLTIIVGGAGFTGIEFVGELANRVPQLCKEFDIPREKVRVICVEAAPTALPGFDPELVEYAVTQLERKGIEFKIGTAIKECTEEGIIVSKDDQVEEIKSATVVWAAGVRGSHLIEKAGFENMRGRVKVSNSLLAPGHEDVFVIGDCSLMINPETERPYPPTAQIAMQQGGTCAENISRLMKGQKELSEFKPDIKGTVCSLGHDDAIGVVYGRKLFGSSASFMKKVVDNRSLFLQGGAGLVLKKGKFNFF; from the coding sequence ATGAAAAAGCCTAAAATCGTCATTTTGGGTGCCGGGTATGGCGGCATTATGACAATTGTTAATTTACAAAAGAAACTGGGTGCTAGTGATGCGGAAATTGTTTTGGTAAATAAAAACGATTACCATTACGAAACGACATGGCTTCATGAAGTATCGGCAGGTACAATTCATCAAGATCGCTCTCGTGTTCCTGTTAAAAATTTAATTAACACGAATAAGGTTACATTTATTAAAGACACGGTCGTAGATATTAAGTTAGATGAAAAGCGTGTTCTTCTTGAAAACAGTGAGCTAACGTACGATTATTTAGTTGTTGCTTTAGGGTACGAAGCAGAAACTTTCGGAATTAAAGGTTTAAAAGAACATGCATTTACCATTACGAGCATTAATGCAGCACGTCAAATTCGTGAGCATATTGATTATGTGTTTGCGACGTACAACAATGAAGTGGAAAAAAGAGACGAACTTCTGACAATCATTGTTGGAGGTGCTGGCTTTACCGGCATTGAATTTGTGGGAGAATTAGCAAATCGAGTCCCTCAGCTTTGCAAAGAGTTTGATATCCCGCGTGAAAAAGTACGCGTTATTTGTGTAGAAGCAGCGCCTACGGCCTTGCCAGGTTTTGATCCGGAACTTGTAGAATATGCGGTAACACAGCTAGAACGAAAAGGAATCGAGTTCAAGATTGGAACAGCGATTAAAGAGTGTACAGAAGAAGGAATTATTGTATCAAAAGATGACCAAGTGGAAGAAATCAAATCAGCAACAGTTGTATGGGCTGCAGGTGTTCGAGGCAGTCATTTAATTGAAAAAGCTGGATTTGAGAACATGCGCGGACGTGTAAAAGTAAGCAATAGCTTGCTGGCACCAGGGCATGAAGATGTGTTTGTTATTGGAGATTGTTCACTAATGATTAACCCAGAAACAGAACGTCCTTATCCGCCAACAGCTCAAATCGCTATGCAACAAGGCGGTACCTGCGCTGAAAATATTAGCCGTTTGATGAAAGGGCAAAAAGAATTAAGCGAGTTCAAACCAGATATTAAAGGAACGGTATGTTCGTTAGGGCATGATGACGCAATTGGCGTTGTATACGGTCGAAAACTATTTGGTTCAAGCGCATCTTTTATGAAAAAAGTTGTTGATAATCGCTCGCTTTTCCTTCAAGGCGGAGCAGGTCTTGTATTGAAAAAGGGAAAATTTAATTTCTTTTAA
- a CDS encoding NAD(P)/FAD-dependent oxidoreductase, whose translation MKEDKQVYDITIIGGGPTGLFTAFYGGMRQASVKIIESLPQLGGQLSALYPEKYIYDVAGFPKVRAQELVNNLKEQMDQFKPAVALEQAVEKVEKQADGVFRLTTNSEVHYSKTIIITAGNGAFKPRKIELENAEQFEQTNLHYFVDDMNKFKGRKVLVCGGGDSAVDWSLMLEPIAEKVTLTHRRDKFRAHEHSVENLHNSSVDIKTPYVPVEFIGDDRITQVVLENTKGEEKTVVDVDDVIVNFGFVSSLGPIKEWDLDLEKNAIVVNSKQETNIPGIYAAGDVCTYDGKVKLIVAGFGEGPTAVNNAKAYIDPKARLQPMHSTSMFS comes from the coding sequence ATGAAAGAAGATAAACAAGTATACGATATTACCATCATCGGAGGCGGCCCTACAGGCTTATTTACAGCATTTTATGGCGGTATGCGTCAGGCGAGCGTAAAAATTATTGAAAGCTTACCACAGCTCGGTGGACAGCTTTCTGCTTTATATCCTGAAAAATATATTTATGACGTAGCTGGGTTTCCAAAAGTACGTGCTCAAGAATTAGTCAATAACCTAAAAGAGCAAATGGATCAATTTAAACCTGCAGTTGCACTAGAGCAAGCAGTAGAAAAGGTAGAAAAACAAGCGGACGGTGTATTCCGATTAACTACTAATTCTGAAGTCCACTATTCAAAAACAATTATTATTACGGCTGGAAACGGTGCATTTAAGCCCCGTAAAATTGAGCTAGAAAACGCAGAACAGTTTGAGCAAACGAACCTTCATTATTTTGTGGATGATATGAATAAATTCAAAGGCCGCAAAGTATTAGTATGCGGGGGTGGGGATTCGGCTGTAGACTGGTCTCTTATGTTAGAGCCGATCGCAGAAAAAGTAACGTTAACGCATCGCCGAGACAAGTTCCGCGCTCATGAACATAGCGTAGAAAACTTGCATAATTCATCAGTTGATATTAAAACACCATATGTACCGGTTGAATTTATTGGAGATGACCGTATTACACAAGTTGTGTTAGAAAATACAAAAGGTGAAGAAAAGACAGTAGTAGACGTAGATGATGTTATTGTAAACTTTGGATTTGTTTCTTCTCTAGGTCCAATTAAAGAATGGGACTTAGATTTAGAGAAAAATGCAATTGTTGTTAATTCAAAGCAAGAAACAAATATTCCTGGCATCTATGCAGCAGGTGATGTCTGCACATATGATGGAAAAGTAAAACTCATCGTGGCAGGATTTGGCGAAGGTCCGACTGCCGTTAATAACGCTAAAGCATACATTGACCCAAAGGCTCGCTTACAGCCTATGCACAGTACGTCAATGTTCTCATAA
- a CDS encoding HesB/IscA family protein → MSQDILTITEAASFQIKDMMKEHEEENAYLRVTVNGGGCSGLSYGMGFAHEVNENDTLFEQHGIKILVDSESAPILKDVKIDYKQSMLGGGFTIDNPNAIAACGCGSSFRTASNAGAPEEC, encoded by the coding sequence ATGAGTCAAGATATCCTAACAATTACAGAAGCTGCAAGCTTTCAAATAAAAGATATGATGAAAGAACATGAAGAAGAAAATGCTTATTTACGTGTTACTGTGAATGGAGGAGGCTGCTCAGGTCTTTCTTACGGCATGGGTTTTGCACACGAAGTAAATGAAAACGATACGCTGTTTGAACAACATGGCATTAAGATTCTTGTAGATAGCGAAAGTGCTCCAATTTTAAAAGATGTAAAAATTGATTACAAGCAATCTATGCTAGGCGGAGGGTTTACAATTGATAACCCGAACGCCATTGCAGCATGCGGCTGCGGCTCTTCTTTCCGTACAGCAAGCAACGCAGGTGCTCCTGAAGAGTGCTAA
- the dapF gene encoding diaminopimelate epimerase, translating to MKKFQFTKMHALGNNYIYVNMFEEHIEEQELAPLAVKVSNVYTGIGSDGMILICPSERADVKMRVFNNDGSEAKNCGNGLRCVAKYAYEHNLVTSERFFIETLSGVVEATVHPQGNEVPEVTIDMGEPILAREQIPMTGASQYQVVDEEMEFGKERLKGTAVSMGNPHVVFYVNDIEQAPLTTLGPVVEKDARFPEGVNVEFVEVVNERELNFRVWERGSGITQACGTGACAAVVSSVLNEKTKKDVPTVVHLAGGDLTIVWQNKGNVLMTGPANVICDGMYYY from the coding sequence ATGAAAAAATTTCAGTTTACAAAAATGCATGCACTTGGCAACAACTATATCTACGTAAATATGTTTGAAGAACATATAGAAGAGCAAGAGTTAGCACCGCTTGCTGTAAAAGTCTCAAATGTTTATACGGGAATCGGATCGGATGGAATGATTCTTATTTGTCCATCTGAACGCGCAGATGTGAAAATGCGCGTATTTAATAATGACGGCTCGGAAGCAAAAAACTGCGGAAACGGTTTAAGATGTGTAGCTAAATATGCATACGAACATAATTTAGTAACAAGCGAAAGATTTTTTATCGAAACGCTTTCTGGAGTTGTAGAAGCAACGGTGCATCCGCAGGGAAATGAAGTTCCAGAAGTAACAATCGATATGGGAGAGCCTATTTTAGCTAGAGAACAAATTCCAATGACGGGAGCAAGCCAATACCAAGTTGTTGATGAAGAGATGGAATTTGGAAAAGAACGGTTAAAAGGGACGGCTGTATCAATGGGAAATCCTCACGTCGTCTTTTATGTAAATGATATTGAACAAGCGCCTCTTACTACACTAGGTCCGGTAGTTGAAAAAGATGCGCGTTTTCCAGAAGGAGTGAACGTTGAATTTGTCGAGGTAGTGAACGAAAGAGAGCTGAACTTTCGCGTATGGGAAAGAGGTTCGGGTATCACTCAAGCATGCGGGACAGGAGCATGCGCTGCTGTTGTTTCTTCTGTGTTAAATGAGAAGACGAAAAAAGATGTGCCTACTGTTGTACACCTCGCTGGAGGAGATTTAACGATTGTTTGGCAAAATAAAGGCAATGTGTTAATGACAGGTCCAGCCAATGTGATTTGCGACGGCATGTATTATTATTAA
- a CDS encoding YuzB family protein codes for MIQPIIEFCVSNLASGSQAALEKLEKDPNLDIIEYGCLGYCGKCSQSLFALVNGEIVTAETPEQLVDNIYIHLEENPMF; via the coding sequence GTGATACAGCCAATTATTGAATTTTGCGTTAGCAATTTAGCCAGCGGTTCTCAAGCAGCTTTAGAAAAGCTTGAAAAAGATCCAAATCTAGATATTATTGAATACGGATGTTTAGGTTATTGCGGGAAATGTTCACAATCTTTATTTGCCTTGGTAAATGGAGAGATTGTTACGGCGGAAACACCTGAACAGTTAGTAGATAATATCTACATTCATTTAGAAGAAAACCCAATGTTTTAA
- a CDS encoding NAD(P)/FAD-dependent oxidoreductase, whose product MKNLVILGGGYGGMRILQRLFPNQLPNDVEVTLIDKAPYHSLKTEFYALAAGTISDQHVRVAFPEHPRLKIRYGCVKRIDLKEKCVYVDDQMIAYDDLIVGLGCEDKYHGVPGALEHTYSIQSIDASRATYQTLNNLPAHATVSIVGAGLSGVELASELRESRPDLKIILFDRGKLILSAFPERLSNYVQTWFTSNGVEIVNSANITKVEPNILYNHDEPVQSDAIVWTAGIQPNKVVRDLDVEKDPQGRVVLTKYHNLPDDENVYILGDCASLPHAPSAQLAEGQAEQIVQVLLHRWKDEALPDELPTIKLKGILGSLGKKHGFGLVAERPITGRVARLLKSGILWMYKHHSG is encoded by the coding sequence ATGAAGAACCTTGTCATACTGGGCGGCGGATACGGTGGTATGCGCATTTTGCAGCGCCTTTTTCCGAATCAATTGCCTAACGATGTAGAAGTAACGCTTATTGACAAAGCACCTTATCACTCACTAAAAACTGAATTCTATGCACTTGCAGCTGGAACAATCTCTGATCAACATGTCCGTGTTGCTTTTCCTGAACACCCTCGCTTAAAAATCCGCTACGGCTGTGTAAAACGAATAGACCTGAAAGAGAAATGCGTCTATGTGGATGATCAAATGATCGCTTACGATGACCTGATTGTAGGACTCGGATGCGAAGATAAATATCATGGAGTTCCCGGAGCTCTTGAGCATACATACAGCATTCAATCCATTGATGCTTCACGAGCAACTTATCAGACATTAAACAACTTACCGGCCCACGCTACTGTTTCAATTGTCGGAGCTGGATTAAGCGGAGTAGAACTGGCAAGTGAGCTAAGAGAAAGCCGCCCGGATTTAAAAATCATCTTATTTGACCGCGGTAAATTAATTTTATCTGCTTTCCCAGAACGTTTAAGCAATTACGTTCAAACTTGGTTTACTTCAAACGGTGTCGAAATTGTAAATAGTGCTAATATTACAAAAGTAGAACCGAACATTCTTTATAATCATGATGAGCCCGTTCAAAGCGATGCAATCGTGTGGACAGCAGGCATTCAGCCAAATAAAGTGGTACGCGATTTAGACGTGGAAAAAGATCCTCAAGGACGCGTCGTATTGACAAAATACCATAACTTGCCTGACGATGAAAATGTCTACATTTTGGGTGACTGTGCAAGCCTACCGCACGCCCCAAGTGCTCAGCTTGCAGAAGGTCAGGCTGAACAAATTGTGCAAGTGCTTCTTCACCGCTGGAAAGACGAAGCGCTTCCTGATGAATTGCCAACTATTAAATTAAAAGGCATACTTGGTTCATTAGGCAAAAAGCATGGGTTTGGCTTAGTTGCCGAACGTCCGATTACAGGACGCGTAGCTCGATTATTGAAATCAGGTATTCTTTGGATGTATAAACACCACAGTGGATAA
- a CDS encoding YuzD family protein, with translation MQSTEVEVCIYGAEIVCASCVNLPSSKDTYDWLEAAISRKYPNQPFAITYVDINEPHTDPEKAAFAKRVIEEDLFYPVVVINGEIVGEGNPKLKRVFEEMEKYGFRAS, from the coding sequence ATGCAGTCAACTGAGGTAGAAGTGTGTATTTATGGAGCTGAAATTGTTTGTGCAAGCTGTGTTAACCTGCCGTCTTCAAAAGACACCTATGATTGGCTAGAGGCAGCTATTTCTCGTAAATATCCGAACCAACCGTTTGCTATCACGTATGTAGATATAAACGAGCCGCATACGGATCCGGAAAAAGCAGCTTTTGCCAAGCGTGTGATTGAAGAAGATTTATTCTATCCTGTAGTGGTCATTAATGGAGAAATTGTTGGGGAAGGCAATCCGAAATTAAAGCGCGTATTTGAGGAAATGGAGAAGTATGGTTTCCGCGCATCATAA
- a CDS encoding NifU family protein has product MSEMHEQVQEVLEKLRPFLLRDGGDCELVDVEDGIVKLRLLGACGSCPSSTITLKAGIERALLEEVPGVVEVEQVF; this is encoded by the coding sequence ATGTCAGAAATGCACGAGCAAGTTCAAGAAGTATTAGAAAAACTTCGTCCGTTTTTACTTCGCGACGGTGGAGACTGTGAGCTAGTAGACGTAGAGGATGGTATTGTAAAATTACGTCTTTTAGGCGCTTGCGGAAGCTGCCCAAGTTCAACAATTACGCTAAAAGCTGGTATCGAACGTGCCCTTTTAGAAGAAGTACCTGGTGTAGTTGAAGTAGAACAAGTATTCTAA
- the thrB gene encoding homoserine kinase has product MLENERFVITVPASSANLGPGFDSIGVALSRYLRLAVERHDEWVFIPETKEVQSIPTGTDNLMYEVAQDVARQFNIDLPSAKVNVWSNIPLARGLGSSASAIVAGIELANVLCDLRLSKREKLRISSLMEGHPDNVSPSIYGGIVVGYHHEKETYIAQIPEFDVDIVMAIPEYELKTTDARDVLPSDINYRHAVEAGAIGNMLVAALLNKDLPLVGEFMEKDLYHEPYRMRLVPELSLVRKEAKALGAYGVSLSGAGPSVLCLAPKGKGKAIAEHMYALLPNCEIDVLQIDRKGVFVEAEVTTS; this is encoded by the coding sequence ATGCTAGAAAATGAGCGTTTTGTCATTACGGTCCCAGCTAGCTCTGCTAATTTAGGGCCAGGATTTGATTCCATTGGAGTGGCTTTATCCCGCTACTTAAGATTAGCAGTAGAGCGTCATGACGAATGGGTTTTTATCCCTGAAACGAAAGAAGTGCAAAGTATTCCTACAGGTACAGATAACTTAATGTATGAAGTGGCACAAGACGTGGCTCGTCAATTTAACATTGATCTTCCAAGTGCGAAGGTCAATGTTTGGAGCAATATTCCGTTAGCAAGGGGACTTGGAAGCAGTGCATCGGCTATCGTAGCTGGAATCGAGCTGGCCAATGTACTGTGTGACTTGCGTTTATCAAAAAGAGAAAAGCTTCGCATCAGCAGCTTAATGGAAGGACATCCCGATAACGTCAGCCCGTCTATTTACGGCGGCATCGTTGTTGGTTACCATCATGAAAAGGAAACATATATTGCTCAAATACCTGAATTTGATGTCGATATTGTGATGGCTATTCCAGAATATGAATTAAAAACAACGGATGCCCGTGATGTGCTGCCTTCCGATATTAATTATCGCCATGCAGTAGAAGCTGGAGCAATAGGCAACATGCTAGTAGCAGCTCTGTTAAATAAAGATTTACCTCTGGTAGGCGAATTTATGGAGAAAGATTTATATCACGAACCTTATCGTATGAGACTCGTGCCAGAGCTTTCTCTTGTGCGAAAAGAAGCAAAAGCTCTCGGCGCATACGGTGTGTCACTAAGCGGAGCCGGTCCGAGTGTATTATGTTTAGCACCAAAAGGAAAAGGAAAAGCGATTGCTGAACATATGTATGCTTTACTGCCGAACTGTGAAATAGATGTTTTACAAATTGACCGCAAAGGTGTATTTGTAGAAGCTGAAGTCACAACGAGCTAA